One Amphiprion ocellaris isolate individual 3 ecotype Okinawa chromosome 5, ASM2253959v1, whole genome shotgun sequence genomic region harbors:
- the dyrk3 gene encoding dual specificity tyrosine-phosphorylation-regulated kinase 3 isoform X1, with protein sequence MMIMSRKPEGPIATEDSPGSAVFFSHPSPRHGDGLYDSYMRTDHILKDEADTNSPSGLPPVPKHTVVSNKAVMRDQVAVRGGQLKVKYLYEDSTNNRKINAITTASTQNSGTTGQTPSKSAPVSSMSKEHSVDSTESSKGSSESSGPHGAGNGGNGGKLCGPLTPDQALRLYRSQLTTLEQTEIHSYPDIYFVGPSAKKRPAIAGGVNNCGYDDEQGGYIHVPHDHLAYRYEFLKIIGKGSFGQVAKVYDHKLQQHLALKMVRNEKRFHRQAQEEIRILEHLRKQDRNGTMNVVHMLENFTFRNHICMTFELLSMNLYELIKRNKFQGFSLPLVRKFAHSILQCLEALSRHRIIHCDLKPENILLKQQGRSGIKVIDFGSSCFEHQRVYTYIQSRFYRAPEVILGSRYGLPIDMWSFGCILAELLTGYPLFPGEDEGDQLACVMELLGMPPQKVLEQAKRAKNFINSKGHPRYCGANTLPTGATVLTGSRSRRGKMRGPPGSKEWSAALKGCEDPTFTDFIKKCLDWDPSSRLTPSQALRHPWLYRRLPKPLPGTEKSQGAPVKRLPEHHSTSFPSILAKGGPGLGTTAANNKLRSNMMGDSGEAIPLRTVLPKLVS encoded by the exons ATGATGATTATGAGCCGAAAACCAGAGGGCCCAATAGCAACAG aAGACAGTCCAGGAAGCGCCGTGTTTTTTTCACACCCTTCTC CACGACATGGTGATGGTCTGTATGATTCGTACATGAGGACAGACCACATCCTTAAAGACGAGGCAGATACAAACAGTCCGTCTGGGCTGCCCCCAGTGCCCAAACACACA GTTGTCAGTAACAAGGCTGTAATGAGGGATCAGGTGGCTGTGCGAGGTGGCCAGCTGAAAGTCAAGTACCTGTATGAAGACTCAACTAACAACCGAAAGATCAATGCCATAACCACAGCATCCACTCAGAATAGTGGGACCACTGGCCAGACGCCCAGTAAATCTGCCCCAGTCTCCAGCATGTCCAAGGAGCACAGTGTTGACAG CACTGAATCCAGTAAGGGCTCCAGTGAATCCTCCGGCCCACATGGAGCTGGGAATGGTGGAAACGGCGGCAAGCTATGCGGCCCACTCACTCCTGACCAGGCCCTGAGACTGTACCGATCTCAGCTTACAACCCTGGAGCAGACGGAGATTCACTCCTACCCAGACATCTACTTTGTGGGACCCAGTGCCAAGAAGAGGCCTGCCATTGCTGGAGGTGTAAACAACTGTGGCTACGATGATGAGCAGGGTGGTTACATTCATGTCCCCCATGACCACCTCGCTTACCGCTACGAGTTCCTCAAG ATTATTGGTAAGGGTAGCTTTGGCCAGGTGGCTAAGGTATATGACCACAAACTGCAGCAACACCTGGCCCTGAAAATGGTGCGTAATGAGAAGCGTTTCCACCGGCAGGCGCAGGAAGAAATCCGCATCCTGGAGCACCTGCGGAAGCAGGATCGCAATGGCACCATGAATGTCGTGCACATGCTCGAAAACTTCACCTTCCGCAACCACATCTGTATGACCTTTGAGCTGCTGAGCATGAACTTGTATGAGCTTATCAAACGCAACAAGTTCCAGGGCTTCAGTCTGCCTCTGGTCAGGAAGTTTGCACACTCCATCCTGCAGTGCCTGGAGGCCCTTAGCAGACACAGAATCATCCACTGTGACCTCAAGCCAGAGAACATCCTGCTCAAACAGCAGGGGCGCAGCGGGATCAAG GTGATTGACTTTGGCTCCAGTTGTTTTGAACACCAGCGGGTGTACACCTACATCCAGTCTCGTTTCTATCGAGCTCCAGAGGTGATTCTTGGTTCACGGTACGGCCTTCCTATCGATATGTGGAGCTTCGGCTGCATATTGGCCGAGCTGCTGACTGGGTACCCCTTGTTCCCCGGTGAAGACGAGGGTGACCAACTGGCTTGTGTCATGGAGCTGCTGGGCATGCCTCCGCAGAAGGTCTTAGAGCAAGCCAAAAGAGCAAAGAACTTCATCAACTCCAAAGGTCACCCTCGCTACTGTGGAGCCAACACCCTGCCCACCGGGGCCACTGTGCTGACGGGGTCTCGCTCTCGCAGAGGCAAGATGAGAGGCCCTCCAGGTAGCAAGGAGTGGAGTGCTGCACTTAAGGGCTGTGAAGACCCCACCTTTACTGACTTCATAAAGAAGTGTTTGGACTGGGACCCCTCATCTCGCCTCACCCCTAGCCAAGCTCTCAGACACCCTTGGCTGTATCGCAGGCTTCCCAAACCCCTGCCTGGGACCGAGAAGAGCCAAGGGGCTCCTGTGAAACGACTCCCAGAGCACCACAGCACCTCCTTTCCTTCTATCCTGGCCAAAGGGGGGCCTGGCTTAGGCACCACAGCTGCCAACAACAAACTGAGGAGCAACATGATGGGAGATTCAGGGGAAGCCATACCTCTTCGCACGGTCCTACCCAAACTTGTCTCTTAG
- the dyrk3 gene encoding dual specificity tyrosine-phosphorylation-regulated kinase 3 isoform X2 yields the protein MMIMSRKPEGPIATARHGDGLYDSYMRTDHILKDEADTNSPSGLPPVPKHTVVSNKAVMRDQVAVRGGQLKVKYLYEDSTNNRKINAITTASTQNSGTTGQTPSKSAPVSSMSKEHSVDSTESSKGSSESSGPHGAGNGGNGGKLCGPLTPDQALRLYRSQLTTLEQTEIHSYPDIYFVGPSAKKRPAIAGGVNNCGYDDEQGGYIHVPHDHLAYRYEFLKIIGKGSFGQVAKVYDHKLQQHLALKMVRNEKRFHRQAQEEIRILEHLRKQDRNGTMNVVHMLENFTFRNHICMTFELLSMNLYELIKRNKFQGFSLPLVRKFAHSILQCLEALSRHRIIHCDLKPENILLKQQGRSGIKVIDFGSSCFEHQRVYTYIQSRFYRAPEVILGSRYGLPIDMWSFGCILAELLTGYPLFPGEDEGDQLACVMELLGMPPQKVLEQAKRAKNFINSKGHPRYCGANTLPTGATVLTGSRSRRGKMRGPPGSKEWSAALKGCEDPTFTDFIKKCLDWDPSSRLTPSQALRHPWLYRRLPKPLPGTEKSQGAPVKRLPEHHSTSFPSILAKGGPGLGTTAANNKLRSNMMGDSGEAIPLRTVLPKLVS from the exons ATGATGATTATGAGCCGAAAACCAGAGGGCCCAATAGCAACAG CACGACATGGTGATGGTCTGTATGATTCGTACATGAGGACAGACCACATCCTTAAAGACGAGGCAGATACAAACAGTCCGTCTGGGCTGCCCCCAGTGCCCAAACACACA GTTGTCAGTAACAAGGCTGTAATGAGGGATCAGGTGGCTGTGCGAGGTGGCCAGCTGAAAGTCAAGTACCTGTATGAAGACTCAACTAACAACCGAAAGATCAATGCCATAACCACAGCATCCACTCAGAATAGTGGGACCACTGGCCAGACGCCCAGTAAATCTGCCCCAGTCTCCAGCATGTCCAAGGAGCACAGTGTTGACAG CACTGAATCCAGTAAGGGCTCCAGTGAATCCTCCGGCCCACATGGAGCTGGGAATGGTGGAAACGGCGGCAAGCTATGCGGCCCACTCACTCCTGACCAGGCCCTGAGACTGTACCGATCTCAGCTTACAACCCTGGAGCAGACGGAGATTCACTCCTACCCAGACATCTACTTTGTGGGACCCAGTGCCAAGAAGAGGCCTGCCATTGCTGGAGGTGTAAACAACTGTGGCTACGATGATGAGCAGGGTGGTTACATTCATGTCCCCCATGACCACCTCGCTTACCGCTACGAGTTCCTCAAG ATTATTGGTAAGGGTAGCTTTGGCCAGGTGGCTAAGGTATATGACCACAAACTGCAGCAACACCTGGCCCTGAAAATGGTGCGTAATGAGAAGCGTTTCCACCGGCAGGCGCAGGAAGAAATCCGCATCCTGGAGCACCTGCGGAAGCAGGATCGCAATGGCACCATGAATGTCGTGCACATGCTCGAAAACTTCACCTTCCGCAACCACATCTGTATGACCTTTGAGCTGCTGAGCATGAACTTGTATGAGCTTATCAAACGCAACAAGTTCCAGGGCTTCAGTCTGCCTCTGGTCAGGAAGTTTGCACACTCCATCCTGCAGTGCCTGGAGGCCCTTAGCAGACACAGAATCATCCACTGTGACCTCAAGCCAGAGAACATCCTGCTCAAACAGCAGGGGCGCAGCGGGATCAAG GTGATTGACTTTGGCTCCAGTTGTTTTGAACACCAGCGGGTGTACACCTACATCCAGTCTCGTTTCTATCGAGCTCCAGAGGTGATTCTTGGTTCACGGTACGGCCTTCCTATCGATATGTGGAGCTTCGGCTGCATATTGGCCGAGCTGCTGACTGGGTACCCCTTGTTCCCCGGTGAAGACGAGGGTGACCAACTGGCTTGTGTCATGGAGCTGCTGGGCATGCCTCCGCAGAAGGTCTTAGAGCAAGCCAAAAGAGCAAAGAACTTCATCAACTCCAAAGGTCACCCTCGCTACTGTGGAGCCAACACCCTGCCCACCGGGGCCACTGTGCTGACGGGGTCTCGCTCTCGCAGAGGCAAGATGAGAGGCCCTCCAGGTAGCAAGGAGTGGAGTGCTGCACTTAAGGGCTGTGAAGACCCCACCTTTACTGACTTCATAAAGAAGTGTTTGGACTGGGACCCCTCATCTCGCCTCACCCCTAGCCAAGCTCTCAGACACCCTTGGCTGTATCGCAGGCTTCCCAAACCCCTGCCTGGGACCGAGAAGAGCCAAGGGGCTCCTGTGAAACGACTCCCAGAGCACCACAGCACCTCCTTTCCTTCTATCCTGGCCAAAGGGGGGCCTGGCTTAGGCACCACAGCTGCCAACAACAAACTGAGGAGCAACATGATGGGAGATTCAGGGGAAGCCATACCTCTTCGCACGGTCCTACCCAAACTTGTCTCTTAG